The following are from one region of the Capsicum annuum cultivar UCD-10X-F1 chromosome 1, UCD10Xv1.1, whole genome shotgun sequence genome:
- the LOC107857184 gene encoding probable methyltransferase TCM_000331 isoform X2: MEAYESRECSYASNSTLQGLIEQAELDSFDYPFYAPYKDEVETIVQTEGSFDPDTIKLFQMNWDERDNDDDVCFDAYSSGKHVARTMRAVLEQMLVSHFQLANSVVDYLFQRYAYHLACHFLVQKGKFC; the protein is encoded by the exons ATGGAGGCATATGAAAGCAGAGAATGTAGTTATGCCAGCAACTCCACTCTTCAG GGACTTATTGAACAAGCAGAATTAGACTCGTTTGATTATCCTTTTTATGCACCATACAAGGATGAAGTGGAAACGATTGTTCAAACGGAAGGTTCATTCGATCCTGATACCATTAAGCTTTTCCAAATGAACTGGGATGAGAGGGACAATGATGATGACGTTTGTTTCGATGCCTATAGCAGTGGTAAACATGTAGCAAGAACCATGAGAGCTGTTTTAGAACAAATGCTTGTTAGCCATTTTCAATTGGCTAATTCCGTTGTTGACTATTTGTTTCAGAGATATGCATATCATTTGGCTTGTCATTTCTTGGTTCAAAAAGGTAAGTTCTGTTGA
- the LOC107857184 gene encoding uncharacterized protein LOC107857184 isoform X1: MEAYESRECSYASNSTLQREVIQQAKPDLEDAIKKMFNNTGEFPKCLNMAYLGCSVGFIVYERSVNEKMGSKMVEEKETIKWKVYSQIRKFILSPTLVEEENLKVFIIKNTYSTWQVRQEIIDASRRRCRRSLDLGFVDR; encoded by the exons ATGGAGGCATATGAAAGCAGAGAATGTAGTTATGCCAGCAACTCCACTCTTCAG AGAGAGGTAATACAGCAGGCAAAACCTGATTTAGAAGATGCGATCAAGAAGATGTTCAATAATACTGGCGAGTTTCCCAAGTGTCTTAATATGGCATACTTGGGTTGCtctgttgggttcatagtatatgaaagaagtgtgaatgaaaaaatgggGAGTAAAATGGTGGAGGAAAAGGAGACaataaaatggaaagtgtactcccaaattagaaagtttattctttctcccacattggtggaagaagagaacttgaaagtgtttataatcaagaacacttactccacatggcaagtgaggcaagaaataatagatgcctcaCGCCGTCGTTGTCGTCGCTCGCTCGACCTCGGCTTcgtcgatcgatga